A segment of the Halococcus saccharolyticus DSM 5350 genome:
CCTCCTGCCGGATGTGCTCACGAGCCAGTGCCGGGATCTCGAGGCCGGGAAGACGACGGGCGAGCGCGTGCTCCGGATCGCCACCCATCCTGCCGTGCGATCCCAAGGACTCGGGTCACGACTACTAGACGAAATCCGCGCGGCAAGCGAGCACGATGCGATCGACTGGCTCGGGGTCGGATACGGCGCGACGCCCGACCTCGTCAGTTTCTGGGACCGCAACGGCTTTTCGCCTGTGCATCTCGCGATCACCCGCAACGACCGCAGCGGCGAGCACTCCGCGCTGATGCTCGCACCGCTCTCGGAGCCCGGCCGCGATCTCCGTGACCGCCACGCTCGGTGGTTCACAGAGCGGATCGGCGGCCTGCTGACCGACTCGCTCGCCGACCTCGATCCAGACGTCGTTCGCGCCGTTCTCGGTGCGAATTCGGTCGAAGCGCCGCTCGATCTCTCGGCCCACGAGTGGCGCACGGTCGCGGCCGCGGCCTACGGCCCGGGGCTCGCCGCCATCGATCCCGACGCCTTCCGCCGGCTCGCACTCGCTCATTTCACCGATCCCGAGAGCGACCGGCTCTCGGCTCGTGAAGAACGCCTGCTCGTCGCCCGAATTCTCCAGAGCCGCTCGGTCGAGTGGGTGGCGGACGACCTCGGCTACGTCTCGACCCGAGAATGTCTGCGTGCGCTCGGCGACGCCTACCGGCCGCTGGTCGATCGGTACGGCGATGCAGCGGCCCACGAGGAACGCGATCGCTACGACTGATAGCCCCGACTCGGCCCCGCCGATCAGCCGAGAACGGTCCGCACCACGAGCCACGCGACACCGATCGCTGCCAGCGAGCCGAGGAGATTGACGATGGCGTTCGCCGCCGCTGCGGCAGACTCCCCCTGTTCCACGAGCCGAACCGTCTCGAACGAAAACGACGAAAAGGTGGTGAAAGACCCACAAGCGCCGGTCCCAAGGAAGAGGAGGATCTCCTCGCTAGCGCCGGCGAACGTCACGAGACCGAGCACGAAGCTCCCGAGAACGTTGACCGCGAGCGTTCCGAAGGGGTAGGTTTCGCTGTCGACGCGCTGGCTCACGTAAGTCCGACAGAGCGCGCCGACCGCGCCACCGGTGCCGACGAGATAGGCTGGATCGAGCGGGATCACTCGCCAGCCCCTCCGTCGACGCGCCGGGCGAGGCTGCGGCCCGCGAGCACCCCGGCGAATCCGAGCGTGTAGGTGACGAGCACGTTCGCAATCATCCACACCGGCTCGGCGAGCAGCGTGGTCTGGAGTGCGAACGTGCTGTAGGTCGTCAGCGAGGAGAGAAAGCCGGTGGCGACGACGGCCCGCGTCCGCTCGGCGAGCACGCCGGCGTAGACCGCCTCGTAGAGGACGAACCCGAGAGCGAAGCTTCCGACGACGTTGACGACGAGCGTTCCGGCGGGCCCGGGAATCATACGCGCCACGAGATACCGGAGGTTCGAGCCCGCAAACCCGCCGATACCGATCAGTACGATCGATTCGAGCGTCCGAAGCGGATGGGGTCCCGACATGGCTGTCTCCGAAAAGGAGTCATCAGCTGGGTAACCAGCGGTTGGGGCAGGCGGACTCCATCGCCCGATACCGTTCTCTCCGGAGCGACGGTATATCCGCGCTACGGAATCGTTCACGCCACGGTCGACACCGGTGTGACTAACCCGCGCGCCGTCCACGCTCCCGCATGGTCGATCCCCTCACGATCGTCGCGCTTGCGCTTCTCGTCGTCGGTGTCGCCGGCAGTGTCGTTCCGCTACTCCCGGGGGCGCTGCTGTCGCTCGCCGGTGTGTTGCTCTACTGGTGGCAGTCCGGGTACGCCGAACCAGGCCCGATCCTGCTCGTCGTCTTGGTGCTCGTGGGTCTCGTCGGTGTGATCGCCGACTACTTCGCCGGTGCGGTCTCGGCCGCAGCGGGCGGCGCGTCGACGGTCACGACCGTGTTCGCGGCGATCGTCGGCATCGTCCTCTTCTTCGTTGTCGGCCCGCTCGGCGTCATCGTCGGTGTGATGGGAACCGTGTTCGTCGTCGAGTTCTACCGCCACCAAGACCCCGAGCAGAGCCTCCGAACCGCGATCTACGCCGCCATCGGGATGCTCGCCTCGACGGTGATCCAGGCACTGCTGACAGTGACGATACTCGTGACGATGGTGCTCGTCCACTTCCTCTGAGACCGACAAGCGGATCGCGCCATAACGGTTGTAACATCGCGCCGCGTACGTCGCCTATGACGACGTGCGCCGAGGCGGAGTGCGAGGAGCTGGCAGCGGTGCGGCTCCACGTGCCGTGGGACGCGAACCGAGAGGTCTGTACGGCCCACGCTCGCGCGCTGGTCCAGCAAGAAGGCATCGTCGCGGAGCCGCTGGAGGATGCGGCCGAGGAGTGGCGTTGATCGTTCCTGATTTCCGACGTTGGCTACGGTCCGAGCGCCATCATCACCTCGTCGATGTACTCCTCGCCGATCTTGTAGTGACCTTCGCGCGTGGCCTCAACCTCGCCGCCGTGGGCCTCGAAGAACGCGATCGCGTCCTCGTTGGTCGAGGGGATCGAGTTGTAGATCTTCTCGTAGCCGTTTTGCTCCGCCCAACCGAGCCCTCGATCGAGGAGTCGGCCGCCGATCCCGTGTCCTTGATACTCTTCAAGCACGCCGAGGGTGAGCTCGGCGGTATGAGAGAGCTTTTCGAGCTCGGGTGCATCGAGGTGGATCCACCCAACCACCTCGTCGCCCACCGTGGCGACGAAGAACATCCGCGAGCGGACCGCGTTCTCCCGCACGAGGGCCTCCTCGTGATCGACAACGTCCGCGACGCTCTCCGCGACGGTGTAGGTCTTTTCGCCGGCGACCTGACGGATCACGCCAACCAGTCCGGAACGGTCGGTCTCGATCGCGGGCCGGATGGTGTACTCCACGCCCTCCTGCTCGAACGTCTCCTCGTCGGCCGCGTCGCTCCCTTCGAACGCCGCCTCGACCATCCCGGCGGATTCGTGGACGAGACCGTCGCGCTTCAGGATCGCGAGGTGGTGTCTGAATCCGCTGGGATCGAGTCCGAGTCTGTCCCGGACCTCGGTAGCTTCGACCGGATCGTCGGCGTCCTCGATGTACTGGTAGATGCTCTTTCGGTCCTCGTGGGTGAACTCGAACGCCTCCGATACTTGCATGGAACCCGGTAGCACACCACGTCACTTAACGGTTCCCCGGTTCCACGAAGACACCCCGAGCCCGAAATCCGTCGGTGATCTCGTCCGACGTTGCAGTCACACCGGATCGGTGGTCCTGTTTCGTGGGATCGGTTAGCAACCGTCCGCGTCGGACAGGTCTTCGGGCCCCGTTCTGCAGCCACGTTCACAGTCACTCAGAAACTGCTTCGGTCGGCGAGACGTCGAACCGTTTCTCGAACTGCTGGACCGCCTCATCGGTTCCAACGATCACGAGCCGTTCGTCGCCCGTGAACTCGCGCTGGGGGTCGACGGTGCTGGAAAACTCAGAGTTGTCCGTCACAGCGATCACCCGACAGCCAGTGGTCTCGTAGATATCCGACTCGGCAAGCGTCGATCCGGCAAACGGGGACGCAGAAACACGGACGAAGCGGACCTGACTCGCCGGTGCGAGCACGTCCTCGCCGCGAAGCTCCCTTGCGATCATCCTCGCACTCACTCGGGGAACCGAGAGAACGTAGTCGGCCCCGGCGCTCAACGCTTTTCCCGTCGTATCCGTATCGCTCACCCGAACCAGTATCTCGATGTCCGGATTCAGCGACCGCGCGAGCACCGTGGTCAACAGCGATGACGAGTCGTCAGGAAGTCCGATGATGATCGCACCCGCGGTTTCGATACCGGCTTCGTACAGCACCTCTCTCTCTCCCGCATCGCCGACGACGTCGACCGACTCGCGGTCTTCGATATCGATCGTCACGTTGTCGATTCCCGCCTCGGCGATGGTCGACTGTGTCGCCTCACCGCCTTCGCCCAAACCGGCGAGGACGACACGCTCGTGGTGACGGAGCGACCGCGCGGGCCTGGTGAAGTCACTCACCTCCTCCAAGGCACTGTGCTCGCCCGATACCAACAGCACCGTGTTCGGGCGGATGATCGCGTCGGGAGACGGCGGTAGTTGGAGTTCTCCGTCGATCCACGCACCGACGATGTTTGCCCCCGTTCGTTCCCTGATGTTCGAGTCGCGGATCCGCGTTTCGACCAGCTGGCTCCCCGGATGAACCGGTATCTCGGTTACTTCGATGTCGCCTCCCAGGCCGACTGTGTCCGTGAGTTGGGATCGCAACGAGGAAACCGCCTTCTCGGCGAGTCTGTAACCCAACACTCCGCGCGGCGAGAGAACGGTGTCCGCACCCGAGTCCAGCAACACGTCCCGCATGTCGTCGTCATCAGTGAGGACGATCGTCTCGATGTCGGGGCGGAGGGTTCGCACCGTCAGAATCGTGTCGACGTTCGCATCGCCCGCATCGGCGATGACTGCCCGAGCGGAATCGATACTGGCTCGCTCGAACGCCTCCGTGTCCTGCGGCGAGCCATGGATGACCGAATACTCCTCGTCGGAGAGGTCTCTGGCGTTTTCTTCGGAGGACGAGATCAGCACGTACTCGATATCTAGCTCCCGGAGTTCGTCGAGAAGCACGGCTGAGTCACGCCGATACTCGCAGATGATGACGTGGTCCTCCTTGGGCGTGAGTCGACTGTCGAGGTCGACCTCGGTTCGGCTGTACAGCGGGATCACGAGGACTCGAAGCGTGAAGAAACTGACCGCGATGCCGGCGATCTGGGCCAGTACGACGAACAGGAACATCAGTGGATGGCTCCATATCCCCGAGTCCTGACCGTAGCCGGTCGTCGTCATCGTTTGGATGACGAACTCGAGCGAGGCGAAGATCGATTGATCCACCCCCTCTAGCCGTTCCAGCGCGACGTTGTACGCGACCGTCGACCCGACGACGAAGAGCCCGAGCCCGACGAAGAAGTAGGCGACGCGTCGATTCCGCCGAGAGAGTTCGATTTCCGATAGTGACGTGGGGAAGGAGACCATCGTGAGCTAGTGGCGATTTTCGACCGTTCCGGATGAAAAGCGTTCGTACTCACCACTCTCGTCAAGGCCAATAGAACGGTGAGTGGGGGGTGTTTCGTGTCTCTGGAGCAGCGCGAATCGAGTCGCCGCTATCGGCCGGGTCACGTGCGTGCCGGCACCCGTGTCAGCAACTGGGCGGTATCCCGGATGTTGTTAGTATCGAGCAACAGCTCGGCCGCCCGCCGAACCGTGACGTCGGGCTCCATCTCGACACCGTAGCAGCGGGCGTACAGCGCGAGCCAGGCGTTCGTCGCTCGGTGAATCTGTTCGAGTTCCGCGGCCGAGAACTCGACATCCCACTCGGCGGTCCGCGCTTCGAGGTACAGCGCCACAAGCGGGCCGAGACCCTCCCGAAGAAACGCCATCGCGCGCGCCTCGTCCGGCGGATCCGAAGGCGGATCGAACTCCCGACGGTCGCGCTCTGCCTGCTCTGCGAACCCCGCGATCCGGTCGGCGTAGCCCGACGTCATCTGCGATGAGGACCGGCCCGTTCCAGCACCGAGTGCCGGTCCATCAGCCTTCCCTGAACTCGACGCCCTTGCCGCCACGGGGGTGTTCCCACTGGGTGTCGGCGACGATGGCGCAGGTCCCGCACTCGACGCAGGGCTGGGTGTCGAGGCTCACGACGCGCTTCTCGTCACCATTGGTTTGGACCGTCTCGTCGCGGTAGCAGCCGCCGCCGTAGTCCATCGCGCTCACCGGGCAGGCCGTGACGGCCGCGCCGCTCGCCTCGAAGGAGTTGTCATCGACGACGATGTGAGGGTTGCCCACGTCCGTGTCGTAGGTCAGATCGCCGATGCGTTCCTCCAGGCTCGGCGGTTCGACGGTGGACTCGGCTTCGACTTTCGCGCCGAGTTCCTCGCCGATGAGGGTGGGTAGGGTGACGTACGGCGTCTTGGTGTCGGGCATCATCGTCGCGAGGTACGGCGAGCTATATGCCTTTTCGAGCAACCCAGCACGATCGGCCATCCGGACACCGAGCCGGCCGACCGACGAGTCGAGCGCCCGCTCGGCGAGTTGGGTCGCAGTATCGTTCTCGCCGAGCGTGCTCGCCACCTCGTACCGCGCGGGCCGGAGCTTCGCCATCACGCCCTCGTCGTGGAGCCGGCGCTCGTAGCGCTCGCCGGCCGAGTCCGGCTCCCCTCTGGAACGCGCCTCCACGAACGCCTCCGCAGCGAGCGCGCCAGCCGTCACCGCATGGTTCATTCCCTTGATGATCGGACCCTGGGCCTGCATCTGGCCACCCGCGTCGCCGACGAGTACCAACCGGCCCTGATGCGGCGACGGGTTCGCAGCCTTCTTCGAGTCGGGGACGAGTTTCGCCGAATACTCGCGCTCGTCGTATTCGTCGCCGAGCCATTGGGCGAGTACCGGATGGGTGAGGAGTGCGTCGAGCAAGTCCTGAACCTCGGCCTCCTCTTCCACGATACTGTCGAGGTGGAACACGTTCCCGATACAGAGTGAGTCCTGGTTGGTGTAGAGGAACCCGCCACCCCGGACGCCGTCGTAGAGGTCGCCCGAGAACAGGTGGGCCTCGCCCTCGTCGTCATCGATTCCGAACCGGTCGTTGATCGTATCGCCTGGCATGTCGACGACGGCCTTCACGCCCTGGAACCACTCCTCGGGCTCCTCCCAGTCCATCAGCCCCGCTTCGCGCGCGAGTTCGGAGTTCACGCCGTCCGCAGCGACGACGAAGTCGGCCTTTATTGGATCGAGCTCCTCGCACGTCACGCCGACGATCTCGCCGTCCTCTCGAAGAAGGCCGTCAACTTTCACCTCGGTCAGGAGGCCGCCGCCGGCCTCGCGCGTGATCTCGTGGACCTGCTCGGCCATCCACGAGTCCATCTTCCGCCGAAGGACTGCGTCGGCCCACTCGGTGTCGTGCTCGTGGCCGTCGGTGATGTCGAACGTTCGGACCTGCTCGCCCGCGATGTTGTGGATGTAGTAGTCGGTGACAGGCCGCTCGGTCGCATGCTCGCGAAAGCCCGGGAAGATGCCGTCGATCGTGTACGGCGCTGATTCCTCGGCGTAGATCAGTCCCCCCGTGACGTTCTTCGAGCCGGCGTCGACGCCCCGTTCGAGAACGACGGTCTCGACGCCGTTGCGCGCGAGCGTCGCGGCCGCCGCCGCGCCGCCCGGTCCCGCACCGACCACCACCGCCTCGTAGTGTTCGTAGTCGTCAGTCATCGGTTGCCCCTCCATCGGCCGCAACCGCCTCGACATCTAACTCGCCCGATTCCAGCGCTGCGGTGAGTTCCGGCAGCACCTCGAAGAGGTCGCCCTCCACGAAGAAATCCGAGAAGTCCCGAATGCGTGCGTCGGGATCGGTGTTGACCGCGACGATCGTCTCGGATTCGTCCATGCCGACCTTGTGCTGCACCGCCCCGGAGATCCCGGCGGCGATGTAGAGGTCGGGCTCGACGACCTGGCCCGTCTCGCCGATCTGGCGCTCCTCAGCCGTGTAGCGCTCGACGTGCCCGTCGAACTCATACGAACCCGTCACGATCCCGCGCGAGACCCCGAGTCCGGCATCCTCGAACGCGTCGGCGAGGTCGATGCCGAGTTCCATTCCCTTCGTGGGATCGTCGCCGATCCCCCGGCCCATCGCCACCACTACCTCGTGACCGGTCAGATCCACGCCCTCGTCCAACTGGTCGTGATCGGTGACCGAGACCCGGAGCCAGTCGTCGTCGAGTTCGAGATCGTGTTCGACCACCTCGCCCTCACGGTCGTGGTCGGGTTCAGGAAGGTCGAAGCTCCCTGGGATCACCGACGCGCCCTGGGGGTGGAACTCTCTGGTCGGATTGTCGAGACACAGGATGGTGGAGTACTCGAACCCCGAGAAGTCGGGGCGCTTCATGTGTAGCACCCGCTCGAACTCCTTTTTCGTGCCTGGCCGCCCGGTCTTCGCGGGGTTCGAGATCATCGCCTCCTCGATGTAGAGGTCCGAGCAGTCCGAGGCGAGTCCCGAGTCGAGTTCACCCTGGACCAGCGCCGAGAGGTCCCGCCCGTTGTTGGTCGCCGGGAACACCGTGTACCGGGGTTCGTCGTAGTCGCGCCAGTCCGCCTCGTTCGGTCCCTCGTCGGCGGTCGGGTCGCCACCCCACCGAGCCATGTCACAGAACAGCTCGGTGTAGGGCTTGTGCTGGAACCGTTCCAGCCGATCGTCTTCGTGATGAACCACCACGTCCGCACCGTAGGCGATCACGTCCTCGATGTGCTTCTCGACGTCGCTGCCGATCAGCACCGCGACGACTCGTTCGTCCGTCTCGTAGTCGTCGTTGTATGTGTCCATCAGGTCGCGAGCCTTCCCGAGCATCTCCTTCGAGACATCGATCAGCTCGCCCGCCTGAGTCTCGCAGTAGACCCACATGTCGCGGTAGTCGCCGTCCTCGATCGCCTTGACGTACTGCTTGTCCGCCGTCGGGTGGTCGAGATCGGGGTGTTTCTCCTCCGGCGGCACGACCTCGATCTCCTCGGGCGCTTCCTCCTCCTGGACCGAGTCGATCCGGTTCTGGATCAGGTTGACCGCCGCGCTCCGGTCCTCCCCGGACTGTTCGGCGTCGAGCACCTCCTGGAGTCGCTCCTCGTCGTCGATCCCCTGGAGCGCGTTGCCGAGTTCGGCGGTCGAGAGGTCGCTCGGATCAATCTCGCCCTCGGTCTCTTCGGCGTCCTCGGTGACCTTGTCGATCCGGCTCTCGATCAGCGTCTTCACGTTGTCGCGGTCCTCGCCGCTCTCCTCGGCCGCGAGGATAGCTTCGAGTTCGTCGGCGTCGTCGACGCCCTTGATCGCGGGGCCGAACTCCGCGATGTCGTACTCCGCGGGATCGAGCGCGAGATCGTCAGCGTCGCTTGCGCCGCTCGACTCGCCAGCGCCCTCGTCGCTCGCGGAGGTGGCCCCCTCCTGATCACCCTCGACCTCGTCGGCGGACTCGCGGTACTCGCCCTCGGTTTCGGTTCCCTCCTCGACCACCTCGCCCTCGGCGGGACCGACCTCGCGCATCCGCGCGCGGATCGCCTCTTGGGCCGTCTTTCGCTGCTGGCCGTCCTTCTCTGCATCAAGCATCCCTTCGAGCTCGCGAGGGCTGTCGATTGCGGCCAGTTCGTCTTGAAGCTGTTCGACGGTGTGCTCGCCAGGGTCGGTGGTTTCACTCATGTATCAATCACCCGCCGCCTCCGATCGTCCGCCAGCGAACGGCTGCATCGCTTCGAACACCTCGCTCATCTCCTCGCCGTCGTCGGGGTCGACCATCGTCGCCTCACGCTCGGCGGGCGCTTTCGGGATCGGGTCGACCGACGAGACGATCGTGGGCGATCCATCCAAACCGATGTAGTCCGGGTCGAGGTTCAGGTCCGCGTGATCCCACGTCGTCAGGTGCTCCTCGTGATCCTGAGCGCGCTCCTCGGTCTCCGCCTGAAGATCCTTGAGCGTCAGTCGGTGCGAGGCCTTGCGATACGTCGGCTCGAACTCGGGATCGGCGACGATGAACGCGGGCATCGGGGCCTCGACGGTCTCGATCTCCTCGATGTCGCCCTCGACGAGACGTTTTGCGCGGACCGTACCCTCGTCTTCGTCGACATCGAGCGCGACGACGTGGGTGATGATCGGCCAGTCGAGACACCAGCACGCCTGGGGGCCGGTGTGGCCGGTCTCGCCGTCGGCAGTCTTGAACCCCGCAAACACGAGGTCCGGCGTGTCGTCGAGTTTCTGGAGGCCGGTGGCGAGCGTGATCGCGGTGGCCCACGTGTCGGAGGCGGCGAGTTCACGATCCGAGAGGAGGTAGAGGTCGTCGGCGTAGACCGTCTCCATCGCCTCTCGGAGGACGTCGCCGTAGCCCGGCGGCCCCATGCTCATCACGCTGAGCTGGCCGCCGTGGCGGACCTTGGTCTGGAGGGCGGTCCGCAGCGCATGCTTGTCGTTGGGGTTCATCACCGTCGGAGTGTTTCCACGTTCGAGATGACCGTCCTCGTCGAACGCGACCTGTCCCTCGCGGAAATCCGGTACGCCTTTCGTCAGAACGACTGAGTGCATTGGTATGGATACTCCCGGGTGTCTCTCTCTGGCATAGCCTCCCGCCGACTATTACCGTGTTGGTCTGTCGTAGATTCTTGCCGGTACTCGATCGACGGTCCGCCGTCCAGTTCCTCGGTTCAGGTACGGCCTGCCCGGCCGGCGTCGACGTCGATTGCGTCCACGGGACAGACGTCGACGCACAGCATACAGTCGATGCACTGGGCTTCTTCTGCTGGGTCGGCCTTGATCTCGCTCTCGGGGTGATCGGGCGAGTCGACCCACTCGAAGACATCGACAGGACAGTCCTCCAGACAGGCCCCGTCGGCGATGCAGAGGTCGAAATCGACCGCGACGTGGGTACCGTGGATTCCCAGCTCGTCGGGTTCGTCCACCGGCCCCCAGACGTCGTGGCCCTCGTGTTCGTCGACGATCTCGCGGTTCTGTTCGAATTCGGGATCAATGGCCATCGGTACCGAAGGTCACGACAGGAGTCTACTTAAGCTTTGGACCAGCGACGCCTTCGGCAGGATCGATGCGTGGGTGGTGACCGACCACCGTCCAGGGACCAGGGTCAGTTCGGAATCCGCTACGAACCTGGTGAAGAAAACAGCGTCGACACGCGCGCGTTCTCCTTGAGGCGAATCCCGCCTGCCGGAACCGACAGCGGAACGCGTTCGAGTTCCCGGACGAACAGTGTGGGATGGAACGCGCCGCGATCGCGAACTGCATCGCGCGTCTGGCACACGAGCGGTTCGTCGGCGTGCACCGATTCGTTGAACAGGACGAGATACTGGCCCTCGTCGAGGTTCCACCACTCGTAGTCGTCGTTTGGGTTTCGTTTCTCGGTTTCGTGAGGCGTTGTCGTCGCGGCTTCGAGTTCGCCGCCGCCGAAATCGACACGACCTGATTCCTCGATTTCGTGGATGGCCGCGACCGTGAGATCGAGACCGTGGTCACCGACCTGAGTGTCCTCGTGGACGATCCCCTCGACGTACTCCGTAAGCGCTGTTCCGCTCATGATCGCCGGCCGTAGGGCCTACGGGCGGCAAAAGGTTGGTGGCCAGCGGGCCGATCCCTACGGATGCGCGAAGTACGCGACCGTCCGATCGTCTTCCTGGCGGTCGATCCGGGCGAAGCCGATCCGCTCGAACTGCACCATCTCGTCGGGGTCGTAGCTGGCAATTCCGGGTTCGGCGTGGCCTTCGACGTCGCCGTCAGGCGTTCGCAGGCGGAGGGGGTGATTGCTGTCTGCGGGGACCCAGTGGATCACCGGGACGTCCTCCTCTCGGACGACTTCGATCCCGTCACCGGTGAACTCGAAGGCGTCGCGGGTGTGGCGCACGGAGCCGTAGCCCTTGAGCCAGGCGCGCTGCCCGTTCGGCGGCACGTCGTCGGGTTCGACCAGCACCCCGCCCTCGACCGGGATCTCGCGGACGCCGCGCTCCTCGTGGTTCGGGTGGACCGGCGGTTCGCCGGTCTCGGGGCCATTGATGACGGCTTTCTCGACTCCATCCCGAACGAGAAAGGCACGGTCCGTCGCGTCGTCGATCCGGTCACGGTTTGCGGCGTAGATCGAACTCATCGCGAGATCCACATTGGAAGTCGATGTCCCGAGGTTCGCCATCGCGTCGGTGATGGCTCCGCCGCGAATCCCGCGCCGGCGGAGGCTCGCGATGGTTGGCGCGCGCGGGTCATCCCAGCCGTCGAGATCGCCCGTCTCGATGAGCGCCTTGATCGTCGAGGTGCTCATCTTCACGTCGTAGGCGTCGATCTGGACGTGGCCCCAGTGGAGCACTTCGGGGTACTCCCAGTCGAAGTAGTCGTAAAGGAATCCCTGGCGCTTTGCGGAGTCCTGGAGGTCGATTCCGCGGATGACGTGAGTGATTCCGAACAGGTGGTCGTCGATTCCCGACTGGAAGTCGAGCAGGGGCCAGCAGCGGTACTCGCCCGCTTCCTCACGGGGGTGTGGCGTATCGATCATCCGGAAAGCGACCCAGTCCCGGAGTGCAGGGTTCTTGTGCTCGATGTCGGTTCGGACTCTGAGGACCATCTCGCCTGCCGCATACTCGCCGTCGACCATCGCTTCGAACTCCTCGCGGGTGGTTTCGGCGTCTTTGTCGCGGTGGGGACACGCCTCACCGTTGTTCTTCAAGTCGGAGAACTCCGCGGCAGGGCACGAGCAGGTGTACGCGCCGCCGTGGTCGATCAATGCGCGCGCGTGCTCGTAGTACGTCTCCATCCGGTCGGAGGCGCGAACCGCCTCGTCGGGTTCGAACCCCAGATAGTCGATCGCGTCGAGGATCGCGTCGTAGGCTTCGAGATCGGGGCGTTTGGTTTCGGGATCGGTGTCGTCGAACCGGCAGAGCATCCAGCCGTCATAGCGTTCCTTGTACCGACCGACGACGGCGGGCATGCGTGCGTGACCGATGTGCCACGGGCCGTTGGGGTTGGGTGCGAGGCGCATTCGAACATCCGTGTCCTCGTCGACGTTCGGCAGGTCGGGGAGTGCGCGGTCGTCGGTCTCGTCCTCGCTTTCGAGTTCGGTGAGCTGGTCGGGCGCGACCACTTCGAGACGCTTCTCGCGACCCTCGGTGTCGAGTTCGTTCACCCGTTCGACGACCGGTGCGACGACGCCCGGTACCTCGTCGCCGTATTCTCGGAAATCGGGGTTTTCGCCCATCAGCGGGCCGACGACCGCCCCGACATCGGCCTCGCTGTCGTGTTTGACCGCGTTGAGCAGGGCGTGTTTCTCGGCCTCGTGTTCGATTCGTTCGCGGAGTTCGTCGTTCATTGGCGATACCTCAGCCGCCCGCGACGAAAACCCGTCGGGTTCGCGCGGCGGTTGCGGTGCGGCTGCGGTGGCGGTCGGCGGTTGCGGCCGTGGCGGTGATGTGGTGGCGGGCCTGGCGGATGAAGGGCGAGCTGCGCGAGCGAACGCAGTGAGCGCACATCGAGGGCTTCGGTGGTGCTGTGCGGTGGCGGGTATGAGCGGTGTCGTCCGCGCGAGCGCAGCGAGTGCGGTTCGCCGCGAGCGAACGGAGTGAGCGAGCGGATGTTTTTAGTCCAGGTTTTTACGAGGAGAGGTGCCCACAGCGCGAGCGCAGCGAGCGCGAGGACACCCGACGAAGTAAAAAAAGTGGGCGAAAGGGCTTAGTCCCGGCCCCCGAAACCACCGATCGTTCATGAAGGTGGAAATGCTGACCACCGATTTCCTCGACCGCGCCGTCGAGTGCTACGACGACGCTGTGGGGGTCGTCGCCCACGACGGAACCGAGTACACCTACGCCGAGTTCGAAAAGCGGGTGAATCGAGTCTCGAACGCACTCCTGGAGATGGGGGTCGAACAGGGTGACCGGGTGGCGCTGCTCTCGCCGAACACCCACTACTTCCTCGAAACGCTCTACGGCGTGAACCAGATCGGGGGCGTGTTCGTGCCGATGAACTACCTCCTCACGCCCGACGACTTCGAGTACATCCTCAACGACTGTGAGGCGGGGGTCGTGATCGCGGACTACGACTACGCCGAGAACGTCGAGGCCGTCCGCGACTCGGTGCCGGCAGAGGCGTTCGTTGGCTACGAAGCCGACGATATC
Coding sequences within it:
- a CDS encoding FAD-dependent monooxygenase, whose product is MTDDYEHYEAVVVGAGPGGAAAAATLARNGVETVVLERGVDAGSKNVTGGLIYAEESAPYTIDGIFPGFREHATERPVTDYYIHNIAGEQVRTFDITDGHEHDTEWADAVLRRKMDSWMAEQVHEITREAGGGLLTEVKVDGLLREDGEIVGVTCEELDPIKADFVVAADGVNSELAREAGLMDWEEPEEWFQGVKAVVDMPGDTINDRFGIDDDEGEAHLFSGDLYDGVRGGGFLYTNQDSLCIGNVFHLDSIVEEEAEVQDLLDALLTHPVLAQWLGDEYDEREYSAKLVPDSKKAANPSPHQGRLVLVGDAGGQMQAQGPIIKGMNHAVTAGALAAEAFVEARSRGEPDSAGERYERRLHDEGVMAKLRPARYEVASTLGENDTATQLAERALDSSVGRLGVRMADRAGLLEKAYSSPYLATMMPDTKTPYVTLPTLIGEELGAKVEAESTVEPPSLEERIGDLTYDTDVGNPHIVVDDNSFEASGAAVTACPVSAMDYGGGCYRDETVQTNGDEKRVVSLDTQPCVECGTCAIVADTQWEHPRGGKGVEFREG
- the crcB gene encoding fluoride efflux transporter CrcB, which gives rise to MSGPHPLRTLESIVLIGIGGFAGSNLRYLVARMIPGPAGTLVVNVVGSFALGFVLYEAVYAGVLAERTRAVVATGFLSSLTTYSTFALQTTLLAEPVWMIANVLVTYTLGFAGVLAGRSLARRVDGGAGE
- a CDS encoding GNAT family N-acetyltransferase codes for the protein MQVSEAFEFTHEDRKSIYQYIEDADDPVEATEVRDRLGLDPSGFRHHLAILKRDGLVHESAGMVEAAFEGSDAADEETFEQEGVEYTIRPAIETDRSGLVGVIRQVAGEKTYTVAESVADVVDHEEALVRENAVRSRMFFVATVGDEVVGWIHLDAPELEKLSHTAELTLGVLEEYQGHGIGGRLLDRGLGWAEQNGYEKIYNSIPSTNEDAIAFFEAHGGEVEATREGHYKIGEEYIDEVMMALGP
- the crcB gene encoding fluoride efflux transporter CrcB, with product MIPLDPAYLVGTGGAVGALCRTYVSQRVDSETYPFGTLAVNVLGSFVLGLVTFAGASEEILLFLGTGACGSFTTFSSFSFETVRLVEQGESAAAAANAIVNLLGSLAAIGVAWLVVRTVLG
- a CDS encoding potassium channel family protein, producing the protein MVSFPTSLSEIELSRRNRRVAYFFVGLGLFVVGSTVAYNVALERLEGVDQSIFASLEFVIQTMTTTGYGQDSGIWSHPLMFLFVVLAQIAGIAVSFFTLRVLVIPLYSRTEVDLDSRLTPKEDHVIICEYRRDSAVLLDELRELDIEYVLISSSEENARDLSDEEYSVIHGSPQDTEAFERASIDSARAVIADAGDANVDTILTVRTLRPDIETIVLTDDDDMRDVLLDSGADTVLSPRGVLGYRLAEKAVSSLRSQLTDTVGLGGDIEVTEIPVHPGSQLVETRIRDSNIRERTGANIVGAWIDGELQLPPSPDAIIRPNTVLLVSGEHSALEEVSDFTRPARSLRHHERVVLAGLGEGGEATQSTIAEAGIDNVTIDIEDRESVDVVGDAGEREVLYEAGIETAGAIIIGLPDDSSSLLTTVLARSLNPDIEILVRVSDTDTTGKALSAGADYVLSVPRVSARMIARELRGEDVLAPASQVRFVRVSASPFAGSTLAESDIYETTGCRVIAVTDNSEFSSTVDPQREFTGDERLVIVGTDEAVQQFEKRFDVSPTEAVSE
- a CDS encoding DUF456 domain-containing protein translates to MVDPLTIVALALLVVGVAGSVVPLLPGALLSLAGVLLYWWQSGYAEPGPILLVVLVLVGLVGVIADYFAGAVSAAAGGASTVTTVFAAIVGIVLFFVVGPLGVIVGVMGTVFVVEFYRHQDPEQSLRTAIYAAIGMLASTVIQALLTVTILVTMVLVHFL
- a CDS encoding GNAT family N-acetyltransferase, whose translation is LLPDVLTSQCRDLEAGKTTGERVLRIATHPAVRSQGLGSRLLDEIRAASEHDAIDWLGVGYGATPDLVSFWDRNGFSPVHLAITRNDRSGEHSALMLAPLSEPGRDLRDRHARWFTERIGGLLTDSLADLDPDVVRAVLGANSVEAPLDLSAHEWRTVAAAAYGPGLAAIDPDAFRRLALAHFTDPESDRLSAREERLLVARILQSRSVEWVADDLGYVSTRECLRALGDAYRPLVDRYGDAAAHEERDRYD